A single genomic interval of Cucumis sativus cultivar 9930 chromosome 5, Cucumber_9930_V3, whole genome shotgun sequence harbors:
- the LOC101222238 gene encoding annexin D4 has protein sequence MADSAVEVLTRALSGHGINENAMIETLGKWDHEEKKLFRKKSSHFFSEDERSFERWEEHGMRLLKHEFMRFKNAVVLWTTHPWERDARLVKEALSKGHHGQNINILIEVACTRTSDELLGARKAYHSLFDHSIEEDVASHLNGPERKLLVALMSAYRYEGPKYKEEIAKSEAKKFAHSIKEANSKKSSLIEDEEIVRILSTRSKHFLHALHKHYNEISAGRSIDEDLHGDLRLQEAVLCLTNPVKYFTQLLNVSLKADADKKIKKVLTRIVVTRADNDMKEIKVEFKKQFGISLAEKIGSVCNGSYKDFLITLLARSD, from the exons ATGGCGGATTCTGCCGTCGAAGTTCTCACTCGAGCTCTCTCAG GGCATGGAATAAATGAAAACGCAATGATAGAGACATTGGGAAAATGGGATCATGAGGAGAAGAAATTGTTCAGAAAGAAAAGTAGCCATTTTTTCAGTGAAGATGAACGTTCCTTTGAGCGATGGGAAGAACATGGGATGAGACTTCTCAAGCATGAATTCATGCGCTTTAAG aatGCTGTGGTTCTATGGACAACACATCCATGGGAAAGAGATGCTCGTTTGGTAAAGGAAGCATTGAGCAAAGGGCATCATGGCCAAAACATTAACATCTTAATAGAAGTGGCTTGTACTAGAACTTCTGATGAGCTTTTGGGTGCTAGGAAAGCTTACCATTCCCTCTTTGATCATTCCATTGAAGAAGACGTTGCCAGCCACCTCAATGGCCCTGAACGCAAG CTTTTGGTAGCATTAATGAGTGCATATAGATACGAAGGACCAAAATATAAGGAGGAGATAGCAAAATCAGAAGCAAAAAAGTTTGCTCATTCAATTAAGGAAGCAAACAGCAAAAAAAGCAGCCTCATTGAAGACGAAGAGATTGTGAGAATACTCTCAACAAGAAGCAAACACTTTCTTCATGCTCTTCACAAACACTACAACGAAATCTCAGCAGGTCGCTCCATTGATGAG GATCTTCATGGTGACTTGAGGCTTCAAGAAGCGGTGTTATGCTTAACCAATCCTGTTAAGTATTTCACTCAG CTTCTGAATGTGTCATTAAAAGCCGACGCAGacaagaagataaaaaaggtATTGACTCGAATTGTCGTTACGAGAGCTGATAATGACATGAAGGAGATTAAAGTTGAGTTCAAAAAACAATTTGGAATATCATTGGCTGAGAAAATTGGGTCTGTTTGCAATGGTAGCTACAAAGATTTCTTAATCACTTTGCTGGCAAGATCAGATTAA